Proteins from one Candidatus Desulfovibrio trichonymphae genomic window:
- a CDS encoding FmdB family zinc ribbon protein, whose amino-acid sequence MPLYEYICKKCGHEFEELVFGGVTPTCPDCGLDKTRRLMSRSARYPSRGSADEGEGGYGASSSGSGGCAGCSGGNCASCGH is encoded by the coding sequence ATGCCCCTTTACGAATACATTTGTAAAAAGTGCGGCCATGAATTTGAAGAGCTTGTTTTCGGCGGTGTGACGCCCACCTGCCCGGACTGCGGCCTTGACAAAACGCGCAGACTCATGTCGCGTTCGGCCCGTTATCCATCTCGTGGTTCAGCCGATGAAGGAGAAGGAGGGTATGGGGCATCTTCTTCAGGGTCAGGCGGCTGCGCGGGGTGTTCCGGCGGCAATTGCGCGAGCTGCGGACATTAG
- the gatB gene encoding Asp-tRNA(Asn)/Glu-tRNA(Gln) amidotransferase subunit GatB, with translation MTVCEVVIGLEVHIQLATASKLFCPCPTMFGQPPNTNVCEICLGMPGALPSLNRQAVHYAALVGLAANCTINLYSVFARKNYFYPDLPAGYQISQFDLPVCEHGCLSIRADGIEKNIGITRIHLENDAGKNIHAQDENVSYVDLNRAGTPLVEIVSEPDIRSPAEAVAYLKTLYGIVTYLGVCDGNMEEGSFRCDANVSLRPAGSTRFGIRSEIKNLNSFKNVQRAIEYEIARQQGILDDGDAVTQETRLYDAVKNVTIAMRSKEEAHDYRYFPDPDLLPVTISGEELDAWKNEMPELPHTRLERFKAMTGLPEADIEMLVQHPNMADFFETAAGLSDARKTANYMLGPLLRECHARNLPADPAKWAMRPQALAELVRIVDQGLISAKIANDIFAEIFSTGAMPEAYIKEKNLGQISDSGALGAAVDAAVAAHPAETASYRSGKTKLLSFFVGQVMRATKGKANPALVNELLVRKLGRH, from the coding sequence ATGACTGTATGTGAAGTCGTCATCGGCCTGGAAGTGCACATCCAACTTGCCACAGCCTCAAAATTGTTCTGCCCGTGTCCCACCATGTTCGGCCAACCGCCAAATACCAATGTCTGCGAAATCTGCCTCGGCATGCCGGGCGCGTTGCCGTCACTCAACCGGCAGGCTGTGCATTACGCGGCGCTTGTGGGACTTGCCGCAAACTGTACGATCAACCTTTATTCTGTCTTTGCGCGCAAAAACTATTTTTATCCTGATCTTCCAGCAGGATATCAAATTTCTCAATTTGACCTTCCTGTATGTGAACACGGCTGCCTGAGCATTCGGGCGGACGGGATTGAAAAAAACATCGGCATTACGCGCATTCATTTGGAAAATGATGCGGGCAAAAATATCCACGCGCAGGACGAAAACGTCAGCTATGTCGATCTGAACAGGGCGGGAACACCGCTCGTGGAAATTGTTTCAGAACCGGACATACGCTCGCCCGCCGAAGCCGTGGCGTATCTGAAAACCCTTTACGGCATTGTGACCTATCTTGGTGTGTGTGACGGAAATATGGAAGAAGGCAGCTTCCGTTGCGACGCCAACGTTTCCCTGCGTCCGGCGGGAAGCACGCGTTTCGGCATCCGCTCTGAAATCAAAAATCTTAACTCGTTCAAAAATGTGCAGCGCGCCATAGAATATGAAATCGCCCGCCAGCAGGGCATCCTGGATGACGGAGACGCCGTGACGCAGGAAACACGTCTCTATGATGCCGTCAAAAATGTTACCATTGCCATGCGCAGCAAGGAAGAAGCTCACGACTACCGCTACTTCCCCGATCCGGATCTCCTGCCGGTCACAATCAGCGGGGAAGAACTGGACGCGTGGAAAAACGAAATGCCTGAACTGCCGCATACGCGCCTTGAACGCTTTAAAGCGATGACCGGCTTGCCTGAGGCGGACATCGAGATGCTTGTGCAACACCCGAACATGGCGGATTTTTTTGAAACAGCGGCAGGCTTGTCTGACGCCAGAAAGACGGCAAACTACATGCTCGGCCCCCTGCTGCGTGAATGCCATGCCCGCAATCTGCCGGCTGATCCGGCAAAATGGGCCATGCGGCCGCAAGCTCTTGCGGAGCTTGTGCGCATTGTGGATCAGGGGCTGATCAGCGCCAAAATTGCCAACGATATTTTTGCCGAAATTTTCAGCACCGGTGCCATGCCCGAAGCGTATATCAAAGAAAAAAATCTTGGGCAGATTTCTGATTCCGGCGCGCTGGGAGCGGCCGTCGACGCGGCTGTTGCCGCTCACCCCGCAGAGACGGCCTCGTACAGGAGCGGCAAAACAAAACTGCTCAGCTTCTTTGTGGGTCAGGTCATGCGCGCTACAAAGGGCAAAGCCAACCCCGCCCTTGTCAATGAACTTCTTGTACGCAAGCTGGGTCGGCACTGA
- a CDS encoding ATP-binding protein, which yields MPIPVTLPASRLHATFDPGRIPWEDSRAVPLPRNNGVNSFQPRAMQALNLALQISAAGYNVYLSGEADMGRSHLLLSWLRPRARKSATPPDLVYVHNFKDPDRPVLLIFPAGQGKKFRQSLRELIENIQKELTRRFEATTYVRQHTKLLNQFQNVRMGLLHKMNSVAVHKGFTLDMDDNGALTLHPLVDGKRLSEEEFDRLDNTVRLNLKRRGDSLVQSMAGFMRRMNKALESFHDNERGLEQQVMTQVLAALLTPVRDHMLKICFVTGLGEYFAALHEDILKNTEAFLARDGAQASSVGDAHAAGMQENIFYRYEANLFVDNSELAGVPIVVEDHPTAVNLLGCVERESEMGALVTNFTLIKAGSLHRANGGFLLLHVENILQHLAAWEGLLRALHANTARIEDMDEIPESATRPKGITPDPLPLNLKVLLIGGEEMYETLLVNDDRFSKLFRIKAHLADAAERNAKNIRLYLKYIAGIISETGLCPFDRSALAWLIDLGSHLCEDQRRLSLKFPLLREVMIEAAAIAALRGFALVSAAVLEEAYAGRTWRANLVEEIFMEEYDRELIKVRTSGSAVGQVNGLSVTWHGDFEFGLPHRISCTVGVGHEGIIDLEREAELGGPIHTKAMMILKSYLTNLFAQNKPLILSGSLYFEQSYAGIEGDSASGAELAALLSALADVPVRLDLAFTGAVSHSGQILPVGGVTRKIEGFYKVCARHGLTGSQGVIIPADNVDHLMLAPDVLDAVEQRRFAIWPVRRIEEALFLLTGLSAGQRRKNGGFTPGSLYELVDKRLERLGAAAQNAFKRVRRAEQRAGTGI from the coding sequence ATGCCTATTCCCGTTACATTGCCGGCCTCTCGCCTGCATGCCACGTTTGATCCCGGACGCATTCCGTGGGAGGACAGCCGTGCTGTTCCGCTGCCCCGCAACAACGGCGTCAATTCTTTTCAACCGCGGGCCATGCAGGCCTTGAATCTGGCCCTGCAAATATCCGCCGCGGGCTACAATGTATACCTTTCCGGCGAGGCAGATATGGGCCGCAGCCATCTGCTCTTGTCGTGGCTGCGCCCCAGGGCCCGCAAGTCGGCAACACCGCCGGATCTGGTGTACGTGCATAATTTCAAGGATCCCGATCGTCCTGTTTTGCTGATTTTTCCTGCGGGGCAGGGCAAAAAATTCAGGCAGTCGTTAAGGGAACTTATTGAAAATATTCAAAAAGAATTGACACGTCGTTTTGAGGCGACAACGTACGTCAGGCAGCACACAAAGCTGTTGAATCAATTTCAGAATGTGCGCATGGGGCTTTTGCACAAAATGAATTCTGTTGCCGTGCATAAGGGTTTTACTCTGGATATGGACGACAACGGCGCTCTGACGCTGCACCCGCTGGTGGATGGCAAACGCCTGAGTGAGGAGGAATTTGACCGGCTGGACAACACCGTTCGTTTGAATCTCAAGCGGCGGGGCGACAGTCTGGTGCAGTCCATGGCCGGCTTTATGCGTCGCATGAACAAGGCGCTTGAATCTTTTCATGACAATGAACGCGGTCTGGAACAGCAGGTCATGACGCAGGTGCTGGCCGCATTGTTGACGCCCGTACGCGACCATATGCTGAAAATTTGTTTCGTGACGGGTCTGGGGGAATACTTTGCCGCCCTGCATGAGGATATCTTAAAAAATACAGAGGCGTTTCTTGCGCGTGACGGCGCGCAGGCGTCGTCTGTCGGCGATGCGCATGCGGCCGGCATGCAGGAGAACATTTTTTACCGCTATGAAGCCAATCTTTTTGTGGACAACAGCGAACTTGCCGGCGTGCCCATTGTGGTGGAAGACCACCCGACAGCGGTCAATCTGCTGGGCTGCGTCGAGCGCGAGTCGGAAATGGGCGCGCTTGTCACGAATTTTACCCTGATCAAGGCCGGCAGCCTGCACAGGGCAAACGGCGGTTTTCTGCTGCTGCATGTTGAAAATATTCTGCAGCACCTTGCCGCCTGGGAAGGTCTTTTGCGCGCGCTGCACGCCAATACGGCGCGTATTGAAGATATGGACGAGATCCCGGAATCGGCCACGCGCCCCAAGGGCATCACGCCCGATCCCCTGCCCCTGAATCTCAAGGTGCTTCTGATCGGCGGGGAAGAGATGTACGAGACCCTGCTTGTCAATGACGATCGTTTTTCCAAGCTTTTTCGGATTAAAGCCCATCTGGCCGATGCTGCGGAGCGCAACGCGAAAAATATTCGTCTATATCTTAAATATATTGCCGGCATTATTTCCGAAACAGGCTTGTGTCCTTTTGACCGTTCAGCTCTCGCCTGGCTGATTGATCTGGGCTCGCACCTGTGTGAAGACCAACGTCGTCTTTCCCTGAAATTTCCTCTGCTGCGCGAAGTCATGATTGAGGCGGCCGCCATTGCCGCACTGCGCGGTTTTGCCCTTGTCAGCGCCGCCGTGCTTGAAGAGGCCTATGCGGGGCGCACCTGGCGCGCCAATCTGGTGGAAGAAATTTTTATGGAGGAATACGACCGTGAGCTGATCAAGGTGCGCACCAGCGGTTCGGCTGTTGGTCAGGTCAACGGTCTTTCCGTCACCTGGCACGGCGATTTTGAATTCGGCCTGCCGCACCGCATTTCCTGCACAGTGGGCGTGGGGCATGAAGGCATTATCGATCTGGAACGAGAGGCGGAACTTGGCGGCCCCATTCACACCAAGGCCATGATGATCCTGAAAAGCTACCTCACAAATCTTTTTGCCCAAAACAAGCCGCTGATTCTCTCAGGTTCCTTGTATTTTGAGCAAAGCTATGCGGGCATTGAGGGGGATTCCGCCTCAGGCGCGGAACTGGCGGCACTGCTTTCCGCTCTGGCGGATGTGCCTGTCCGGCTTGATCTCGCGTTTACAGGCGCGGTGAGCCATTCAGGGCAGATACTGCCTGTGGGCGGCGTGACGCGCAAGATCGAGGGCTTTTACAAAGTGTGCGCCAGACACGGGCTGACAGGTTCACAAGGTGTGATCATTCCCGCCGACAATGTGGATCACCTGATGCTGGCGCCGGATGTATTGGACGCAGTGGAACAGCGGCGCTTCGCCATCTGGCCGGTGCGGCGCATTGAAGAGGCGCTTTTTTTACTCACCGGGCTGTCCGCCGGGCAGCGTCGGAAAAACGGCGGATTTACCCCCGGCAGTCTTTATGAACTGGTGGATAAACGTCTGGAACGTCTTGGCGCGGCCGCGCAAAACGCGTTTAAGCGTGTGCGGCGGGCTGAACAGCGAGCCGGAACAGGTATATGA
- the hemC gene encoding hydroxymethylbilane synthase, with product MQKQLVIATRGSRLALWQAHYVRDRLRALCPVADISLCVIKTTGDVILDVPLAKVGGKGLFVKEIEEALLDGRADLAVHSIKDVPMLLPAGLTLACVPSRENSSDCFLSVRHADMEALPEGASVGTGSLRRQAQLLEVRPDLHIANLRGNVETRLRKMQDGGYDAIILASAAVRRLNLAAPHMHFFDVSRFLPAAGQGALGIECRADDDELKDVLRALEDRSARCCVEAERSLLAGLEGGCQVPVAAHARLLDKKTLFLSALVAEVDGSRVLRGDISGTASDAGALGLQLADNLLKMGARDILDKLLG from the coding sequence ATGCAGAAACAGCTTGTCATCGCCACGCGCGGCAGCAGGTTGGCGCTCTGGCAGGCCCATTATGTCAGAGACCGGCTCAGGGCTCTGTGCCCTGTTGCTGATATTTCCCTTTGCGTGATCAAAACGACAGGGGACGTCATTTTGGATGTTCCTCTGGCCAAGGTCGGCGGCAAGGGACTTTTTGTCAAGGAAATTGAAGAAGCGCTTCTGGACGGTCGGGCGGATTTGGCCGTACACAGCATCAAGGATGTCCCCATGCTGCTGCCGGCGGGACTGACGCTCGCATGCGTGCCTTCGCGCGAAAACAGCTCAGACTGCTTTCTTTCCGTCAGGCACGCTGATATGGAGGCATTACCTGAAGGGGCGAGCGTGGGCACCGGCAGCCTGCGACGGCAGGCGCAGCTGCTGGAGGTAAGGCCGGATTTGCACATTGCAAATCTGCGCGGCAATGTGGAGACGCGCCTGCGTAAAATGCAGGATGGAGGTTACGACGCCATTATTCTGGCGTCTGCGGCTGTTCGACGCCTTAATCTTGCCGCGCCGCACATGCATTTTTTCGATGTCTCCCGTTTTTTGCCCGCCGCCGGTCAGGGGGCGCTTGGCATTGAATGCCGCGCTGATGACGACGAGCTTAAAGACGTGCTGCGTGCGTTGGAAGACCGTTCAGCAAGATGCTGCGTGGAAGCTGAACGCAGCCTGCTGGCAGGGCTTGAGGGCGGCTGTCAGGTGCCTGTGGCAGCGCATGCGCGGCTGCTTGATAAAAAAACGCTGTTTTTGAGCGCCCTGGTGGCCGAGGTGGACGGCAGCCGCGTGCTGCGTGGCGACATATCCGGCACTGCCTCGGACGCTGGTGCTCTTGGGCTACAATTGGCCGATAATCTGCTGAAAATGGGCGCCCGTGACATTTTGGACAAACTTTTGGGATGA
- a CDS encoding methylated-DNA--[protein]-cysteine S-methyltransferase, which produces MSNDIRMNRAEAEQGSSAGCPGEAGLFHAVVCTAVGRIHIEADTDAIHRLYFCGDKPRTSPSCAVLNEACAQTLAYINGKLRAFDLPVKTRGTPFQQAVWRELCAISYGQTRTYGEVAEHLGNRNRARAVGGAANANPVALIIPCHRMIGAKGALTGFAGGFAVKQALLDLEQRFNGGSATT; this is translated from the coding sequence ATGAGCAACGACATCAGAATGAACAGGGCTGAAGCTGAACAGGGTTCTTCCGCAGGGTGTCCCGGCGAAGCCGGACTGTTTCACGCCGTTGTGTGCACCGCTGTTGGACGCATACACATTGAGGCCGATACAGACGCCATCCATCGCCTGTATTTTTGCGGCGACAAACCGCGCACTTCGCCATCCTGCGCTGTTCTGAACGAAGCCTGTGCACAAACGCTTGCCTACATAAACGGCAAACTTCGCGCCTTCGACCTGCCCGTCAAAACTCGGGGAACCCCCTTTCAACAGGCGGTCTGGCGCGAGCTTTGCGCCATCTCCTACGGTCAAACGCGCACCTACGGGGAAGTGGCGGAACATCTCGGCAACCGGAACAGAGCCCGCGCCGTCGGCGGCGCGGCCAACGCAAACCCGGTTGCCCTGATTATTCCCTGCCACAGGATGATCGGCGCAAAGGGCGCCCTGACAGGTTTTGCCGGAGGGTTTGCCGTAAAACAGGCGCTGCTTGATCTGGAACAGCGTTTTAACGGCGGCAGCGCAACCACATAA
- a CDS encoding NAD(+)/NADH kinase: MQNTSRRRVLLVCKTGHERAALLGFEILCWLRRRGHPAAMIDAGCDSPAYQANDLFFVIVLGGDGTMLGVVRRLAGRSVPLLGVNFGRVGFLTDVRPEHWQEPVAACLEGMAAVRSRMALRWSVASAGMTAASGTALNDVVLSRGALARLVCIDISIDGQHMGVLRGDGVILSTPVGSSGYCASAGGPLIHPAFEALILTPVCPFLSAFPPVVCRSSAVFSLRILHGSTECHITADGQEGRILQSDDLLTVTGLPDAVYLMGDEPSFLERLRTRGVITDDAGQGRRREKA, translated from the coding sequence ATGCAAAATACCTCACGCCGCCGCGTGCTCCTTGTCTGCAAGACAGGGCATGAACGCGCTGCCCTTCTTGGTTTTGAAATACTTTGCTGGCTGCGCCGCCGGGGGCATCCCGCCGCCATGATTGACGCCGGTTGCGACAGTCCGGCATATCAGGCGAATGACCTTTTTTTTGTCATCGTGCTTGGCGGCGACGGCACCATGCTCGGCGTGGTGCGACGCCTTGCCGGACGCTCCGTTCCATTGCTGGGCGTCAATTTCGGCCGTGTGGGTTTTCTGACGGACGTCCGGCCCGAACACTGGCAAGAGCCGGTTGCGGCCTGTCTTGAGGGCATGGCCGCTGTGCGCTCCCGCATGGCGTTGCGCTGGTCTGTCGCCAGTGCCGGCATGACAGCGGCGTCCGGAACGGCGCTGAACGACGTGGTGTTAAGCCGCGGTGCCCTTGCGCGTCTTGTCTGCATCGATATTTCCATAGACGGACAGCATATGGGCGTTTTGCGCGGCGACGGCGTTATCCTTTCCACGCCCGTGGGCAGCTCCGGCTATTGCGCGTCAGCGGGCGGGCCTTTGATCCACCCCGCTTTTGAGGCGCTTATTCTCACCCCTGTCTGCCCTTTTCTCAGCGCGTTTCCTCCCGTTGTCTGCCGGAGCAGCGCCGTATTCAGCCTGCGCATCCTGCACGGCTCCACAGAATGTCACATCACCGCGGACGGACAGGAAGGCAGAATCTTGCAGTCAGACGACCTGCTTACCGTGACAGGGCTGCCTGACGCAGTATATCTGATGGGAGACGAACCTTCCTTTTTGGAACGCCTGCGCACACGGGGCGTCATAACGGACGACGCGGGGCAGGGCCGCCGCAGGGAGAAGGCCTGA